In Kitasatospora sp. NA04385, a single genomic region encodes these proteins:
- a CDS encoding YlxR family protein, which produces MSGRTHVRACPERTCVGCRKRAAKHELLRVVAGEDGCVPDPRGTLPGRGAYLHPDPNCLDLAVRRRAFPRALRVQGALDPGALRDHLGAGAGPADRQSAH; this is translated from the coding sequence GTGTCTGGCCGGACGCATGTCCGGGCATGCCCTGAACGCACCTGCGTGGGCTGCCGCAAGCGCGCGGCCAAGCACGAGCTGCTGCGTGTCGTGGCGGGCGAGGACGGATGCGTCCCCGATCCCCGCGGCACTCTGCCGGGCCGGGGCGCGTATCTGCACCCCGACCCGAACTGCCTCGACCTCGCGGTCCGCCGCCGGGCGTTCCCCCGGGCCCTTCGGGTCCAGGGCGCGCTCGACCCCGGCGCCCTGCGGGATCACCTCGGGGCGGGAGCAGGTCCGGCCGACCGGCAGTCGGCCCACTGA